One segment of Leptospira langatensis DNA contains the following:
- the metH gene encoding methionine synthase, which yields MKNRFPAYTNPKSQELLKLLEERILVLDGAMGTMIQQYGLTEADFRDERLKDHPSALKGNNDLLVITKPEVIEEIHLKFLEAGANILETNTFSSNSISQADYHAQAYVDELNRKAVRVARSAMEKFAKKNPDQPLFLAGSIGPTTKTASLSPDVNNPAFRAVTFDELVESFYEQVRALVEEGVDILLTETNIDTLNLKAIIVAIENVFHDLQVRIPVSISVTITDASGRTLSGQTIEAFYNSIYHANPLSVGINCALGAGEMRPYIEELSRISSCYISCYPNAGLPNAFGGYDQTPEEFGNYLDDFSNQGWLNIAGGCCGTTPAHISAGARAVRNKKPRIIPSIQEKTKLSGLEPLNIDENTGFILIGERTNVTGSPKFKKLILEGNFEEAVSVALQQVEAGANVIDINFDEALLDGEASMRHFLNLIAVEPDIAKVPFMVDSSKWSVLETGLKCIQGKPIVNSISLKEGEEKFLAQARLVKMYGAAVIVMAFDEQGQAATKDDKVRICARAYNLLVEKANFSPFDIIFDPNILTVGTGIEEHNNYAVDFIEAIKEIKQKCPGAKISGGLSNISFSFRGNNPVREAMHSAFLYHAIRAGMDMAIVNAGMLAVYEEVPKDLLEKVEDVLLNRRPDATERLIEFAESVKSGDKVEKKEEAWREGTVEQRLEYALVKGIIEYIDQDTEEARLKYDQPLNVIEGPLMDGMRVVGDLFGSGKMFLPQVVKSARVMKKSVAYLLPYMEEENRKRTQSSAKQKFLIATVKGDVHDIGKNIVGVVLACNNYEVIDLGVMVPCEKILEEAKLHNVNIIGLSGLITPSLDEMVHVAAEMQRTGFDIPLLIGGATTSSAHTAVKISERYDQPVVHVIDASRVVNVVGKLLNPSLKEEYVKQIKEDQKTQREIYFNTRSDRKLVSIEDARENRYVTDWNVTKVSKPNFVGVRVFDEEISLDELLPYVDWSPFFQAWELKGRYPSILENETYGKQARELFKDAQKLLEDIIPNKRYRTKGVIGIFPANSVGDDIEVYEDESRTKIKKVFHTLRQQISKEGKEEPNYCLADYVAPKESGVADYIGGFAVTAGHGVEEFAALFDSKLDDYNSIMSKALGDRFAEAFAEYMHLKVRKEIWGYASDENLSAEELIREKYRGIRPAAGYPASPDHTEKRTLFDLLDAEHNTGITLTEHFAMWPASSVSGLYFAHPEAKYFAVAKINKDQVEDYAKRKGISVSEAERWLAPNLAYDPQEAVSKV from the coding sequence ATGAAAAATAGATTTCCCGCATATACGAATCCCAAGTCTCAAGAGCTTCTTAAGTTATTAGAAGAGAGAATATTAGTACTGGATGGAGCGATGGGTACCATGATCCAACAGTACGGTTTGACCGAAGCCGATTTCAGGGATGAAAGACTGAAAGATCATCCTTCTGCGTTAAAGGGGAATAATGATCTATTAGTAATTACTAAACCGGAAGTGATCGAAGAGATCCATCTTAAATTTTTAGAAGCCGGGGCAAATATCCTAGAAACAAATACATTTAGTTCAAATAGTATTTCTCAAGCGGATTATCATGCCCAGGCTTACGTGGACGAGCTGAATCGCAAAGCAGTTCGAGTGGCTCGCTCTGCAATGGAGAAGTTTGCGAAGAAGAACCCGGATCAACCTCTGTTTCTCGCAGGTTCGATTGGTCCAACTACTAAAACCGCTTCTCTTTCTCCAGATGTAAATAATCCGGCTTTTAGAGCAGTGACTTTCGATGAACTGGTTGAGTCTTTTTATGAGCAAGTGAGAGCACTTGTGGAAGAAGGAGTCGATATTCTTCTGACTGAAACAAATATCGATACTTTAAATCTCAAAGCTATCATTGTTGCGATTGAAAATGTATTTCATGATTTGCAGGTAAGAATTCCTGTCTCAATTTCCGTAACTATCACAGACGCATCCGGTAGAACTCTATCGGGACAAACGATTGAGGCATTTTATAATTCTATTTATCATGCAAATCCTCTCTCTGTGGGCATCAACTGTGCGTTAGGCGCAGGTGAAATGAGGCCTTATATCGAGGAGCTTTCTCGAATATCGAGTTGTTATATAAGCTGTTATCCGAACGCGGGTCTTCCAAATGCTTTTGGTGGATACGATCAAACTCCGGAAGAATTCGGGAATTACTTGGACGATTTTTCCAATCAAGGTTGGTTAAATATTGCTGGCGGTTGCTGTGGAACGACTCCTGCTCACATTTCTGCAGGTGCAAGGGCAGTTCGGAATAAGAAGCCTAGGATCATTCCTTCTATTCAAGAGAAGACTAAACTATCAGGTTTGGAGCCTTTGAATATTGATGAGAATACGGGCTTTATTCTGATCGGAGAGAGAACTAACGTAACTGGATCTCCGAAGTTCAAGAAGTTGATCCTAGAAGGAAATTTTGAAGAAGCAGTTTCAGTCGCCCTTCAACAGGTGGAAGCTGGAGCTAACGTGATCGATATCAACTTCGATGAAGCTCTTTTGGACGGGGAAGCCTCCATGAGACATTTCTTAAACTTGATCGCAGTAGAACCTGATATTGCAAAAGTCCCTTTCATGGTCGATAGTTCGAAGTGGTCCGTTCTGGAAACTGGATTAAAATGTATCCAAGGAAAGCCGATCGTTAACTCCATTTCTTTGAAGGAAGGGGAGGAGAAATTCTTAGCTCAGGCGCGCTTGGTTAAGATGTACGGGGCGGCAGTCATAGTAATGGCTTTTGACGAACAGGGCCAGGCGGCTACCAAAGATGATAAGGTCCGTATTTGTGCGCGCGCTTATAATTTATTAGTAGAGAAGGCAAATTTCTCTCCGTTCGATATCATCTTCGACCCGAACATCCTGACTGTAGGAACAGGGATCGAGGAGCATAATAACTACGCAGTCGATTTTATCGAAGCGATTAAAGAAATTAAGCAGAAATGCCCTGGTGCGAAGATCAGTGGCGGTCTGAGTAATATCTCTTTTTCCTTCCGCGGGAATAATCCGGTTCGAGAAGCGATGCACTCTGCATTCCTATACCATGCGATCCGTGCAGGAATGGATATGGCGATCGTTAACGCTGGAATGCTTGCTGTATATGAAGAGGTTCCGAAAGACCTTTTAGAGAAAGTAGAAGATGTACTTTTGAATCGAAGACCGGACGCTACTGAAAGATTGATCGAGTTTGCGGAATCTGTCAAATCAGGCGATAAGGTTGAGAAGAAAGAAGAAGCCTGGAGAGAAGGAACGGTCGAACAAAGACTGGAATATGCTCTCGTCAAAGGGATCATCGAGTATATCGATCAAGATACTGAAGAAGCGAGACTAAAATACGATCAGCCGTTAAATGTGATCGAAGGCCCGCTTATGGACGGAATGAGAGTGGTAGGGGACTTATTCGGTTCAGGGAAAATGTTCCTTCCTCAGGTGGTTAAGAGCGCCCGAGTAATGAAGAAGTCTGTGGCGTATCTTCTTCCTTATATGGAAGAAGAGAATCGTAAACGTACTCAGAGTTCTGCCAAACAGAAATTCCTAATCGCAACAGTAAAGGGGGACGTTCATGATATAGGAAAGAATATCGTGGGTGTAGTCCTCGCATGTAATAATTATGAGGTCATTGATCTAGGAGTGATGGTTCCTTGCGAGAAGATCTTGGAAGAAGCCAAACTTCATAACGTAAATATTATCGGTTTATCCGGATTAATCACTCCTTCCTTGGATGAAATGGTCCATGTGGCTGCGGAGATGCAAAGAACCGGTTTTGATATTCCCTTATTGATCGGTGGAGCCACTACAAGTTCCGCCCATACTGCTGTTAAGATCTCCGAAAGATATGATCAGCCTGTGGTGCATGTGATCGACGCCTCTCGCGTAGTAAACGTAGTTGGAAAGCTTTTGAATCCTTCCCTAAAAGAAGAGTATGTGAAGCAAATCAAAGAGGATCAAAAAACCCAAAGAGAGATCTATTTTAATACTAGAAGCGATCGTAAGTTAGTCTCCATCGAAGATGCAAGAGAAAATCGCTATGTGACTGATTGGAATGTCACTAAAGTCTCTAAGCCGAATTTCGTTGGAGTAAGGGTTTTTGACGAAGAGATATCTTTAGATGAGCTTCTTCCTTATGTAGATTGGTCTCCTTTCTTCCAGGCTTGGGAGTTAAAGGGCAGGTATCCTTCTATCCTAGAGAATGAAACTTATGGAAAGCAAGCAAGAGAGCTATTTAAGGATGCTCAGAAGCTATTGGAAGATATTATTCCGAATAAGCGCTACCGCACGAAAGGGGTGATCGGGATCTTCCCCGCAAATAGCGTAGGTGACGATATAGAAGTCTATGAAGATGAAAGTCGAACAAAAATAAAGAAGGTCTTTCATACTCTTCGTCAACAGATCAGTAAGGAAGGCAAAGAAGAACCTAATTATTGCTTGGCGGATTATGTTGCTCCGAAAGAAAGCGGTGTTGCCGATTATATCGGTGGATTTGCGGTTACTGCGGGCCATGGCGTGGAAGAATTTGCTGCTTTATTTGATTCTAAATTAGATGATTATAATTCTATAATGTCCAAAGCGCTCGGTGACAGATTTGCCGAGGCATTCGCCGAATACATGCACTTGAAGGTCCGTAAAGAGATTTGGGGTTACGCTTCAGATGAGAATCTTTCAGCCGAGGAATTGATTCGCGAAAAGTATCGTGGGATCCGTCCTGCTGCGGGATATCCTGCGAGTCCAGACCATACGGAAAAACGGACTTTATTCGATTTGCTGGATGCGGAGCACAATACTGGGATCACCCTTACCGAACATTTTGCGATGTGGCCAGCGAGTTCTGTCAGTGGACTTTATTTCGCGCATCCGGAAGCGAAGTATTTTGCCGTTGCAAAGATCAATAAGGATCAGGTAGAAGATTATGCCAAACGGAAGGGAATTTCCGTTTCGGAAGCAGAAAGATGGCTCGCTCCAAATTTGGCGTATGACCCCCAAGAGGCAGTTTCGAAAGTCTAA
- a CDS encoding indolepyruvate ferredoxin oxidoreductase subunit alpha — MAYVVTPPCIGCKITYCAAACPVEAFREGEDYLLIDPDICIHCNDCLRECPVNAIFPEDEVPVIWKEWIGINATESKKLPIIRDLKTPLLDRQCNIREL, encoded by the coding sequence GTGGCATATGTAGTAACTCCTCCTTGTATAGGATGTAAGATTACTTATTGTGCCGCGGCTTGTCCGGTCGAAGCGTTTCGGGAAGGGGAGGATTACCTCTTGATCGATCCGGATATATGCATTCATTGCAACGATTGTTTGAGAGAATGTCCCGTGAACGCGATTTTTCCCGAGGATGAAGTTCCAGTAATATGGAAAGAATGGATCGGTATCAACGCAACAGAATCTAAGAAGTTGCCGATCATTCGCGATTTGAAGACTCCTCTACTAGATAGACAATGTAATATTAGAGAATTATGA
- the ahcY gene encoding adenosylhomocysteinase, with translation MSATVQEKGLKYKVKDISLADWGREEIILAEKEMPGLMALRKEYKGKQPLKGARIAGSLHMTIQTAVLIETLTELGAEVRWSSCNIFSTQDHAAAAIAKTGVPVFAWKGETEEEYWWCVEQTLFFEDGKGPNMILDDGGDLTMYVHEKFPQLLTEIKGVSEETTTGVKGLEKLLKKGGLKIPAINVNDSVTKSKFDNLYGCRESLADGIKRATDVMLAGKVALVCGYGDVGKGSAASLRNFGARVIVTEIDPICALQAVMEGYQVLRVEDVIEFVDLVVTSTGNDDIITLEHMKAMKDGSILCNIGHFDTEIQMSRLNSESGVVKKEIKPQVDKYTFANGRSIIVLAEGRLVNLGCATGHPSFVMSCSFTNQVLAQIELWNNKYEIGVYRLPKKLDEKVAALHLEQLGVRLTTLNAKQAEYIGVPIDGPFKPEHYRY, from the coding sequence ATGTCCGCTACAGTACAAGAAAAAGGTTTAAAATATAAAGTTAAGGATATCTCTCTCGCAGATTGGGGCCGCGAAGAGATCATTCTTGCTGAGAAAGAAATGCCGGGTTTGATGGCTTTGCGCAAAGAATATAAGGGCAAACAGCCTCTTAAAGGAGCTCGTATTGCTGGTTCCTTGCACATGACGATCCAAACTGCTGTGTTGATTGAGACACTTACCGAGTTAGGAGCTGAGGTTCGCTGGTCTTCTTGTAATATCTTCTCCACACAAGACCACGCAGCGGCGGCTATTGCAAAAACCGGCGTGCCTGTATTTGCTTGGAAAGGCGAAACTGAAGAAGAATACTGGTGGTGTGTAGAGCAAACTCTTTTCTTTGAAGATGGAAAGGGCCCGAACATGATCCTGGACGACGGCGGGGACCTTACTATGTATGTTCATGAGAAGTTCCCGCAACTTCTGACCGAAATTAAAGGTGTTTCTGAAGAAACTACTACAGGTGTAAAGGGGCTCGAAAAGCTTTTGAAGAAGGGCGGATTGAAAATTCCGGCAATCAATGTAAACGACTCCGTTACTAAATCCAAATTCGACAACCTTTATGGATGCCGTGAGTCTTTGGCTGATGGTATTAAACGTGCAACTGACGTTATGTTGGCGGGGAAAGTTGCTTTAGTTTGTGGTTATGGAGATGTGGGTAAGGGTTCAGCAGCTTCCCTAAGAAATTTTGGCGCTCGCGTGATCGTTACTGAAATCGATCCGATCTGCGCTCTCCAGGCCGTTATGGAAGGATACCAAGTTCTAAGAGTAGAAGATGTGATCGAGTTCGTTGATCTTGTAGTAACTTCGACTGGAAACGACGACATCATTACTCTTGAACACATGAAAGCGATGAAAGACGGATCCATACTTTGTAATATCGGACATTTTGACACTGAGATCCAGATGTCTAGATTGAATTCAGAATCCGGTGTGGTTAAGAAAGAGATCAAGCCTCAGGTCGACAAATATACTTTTGCGAACGGAAGATCTATTATCGTTCTTGCAGAAGGTCGTCTTGTAAACCTCGGTTGTGCAACTGGTCACCCTTCTTTCGTAATGTCTTGCTCCTTCACGAACCAAGTTCTGGCTCAGATAGAACTTTGGAACAACAAGTACGAGATCGGCGTTTACAGACTGCCTAAGAAACTGGATGAGAAGGTTGCGGCCTTGCATTTGGAGCAACTGGGGGTTCGTTTAACAACGTTGAACGCGAAGCAAGCCGAGTATATCGGAGTTCCAATTGATGGTCCATTCAAACCAGAGCACTATCGCTACTGA
- a CDS encoding ArsR/SmtB family transcription factor encodes MSIRDVSMGRESVAAYEPFTGKAGTPDGLAPLKYSGNDKEILLAIKALSDETRVRILRILSIAPLNVQEVTEVLYMGQSRISRHLKILTDAGFLVSQREGSWVYYRPKELGKTDDFSAHLHALLLKFESSLPYSEQDLAKTKGILKQRDLKTAKYFDDVAQNWETIQSDVLDPVLYRNKILGLLPEHSRRIFDLGCGPGGLIPYLLTKSQEVLGIDSSAKMIKEAKNLFLNNSQVHFLESEIESLPVELANQADSVVSSMVLHHLSNPAKAMREVHSVLKENGTFIIVDLKKHNQEIMRDNFADLWLGFEPELLTDWLEHTGFQVQSIEEVESQKYFKVLIIKAKKRGGL; translated from the coding sequence ATGAGTATTCGAGATGTCTCTATGGGCCGGGAGTCAGTTGCAGCTTACGAACCATTTACTGGGAAGGCTGGGACTCCTGATGGGCTCGCCCCTTTAAAGTATTCGGGCAACGATAAGGAGATACTTCTCGCAATAAAGGCTTTATCGGATGAAACTAGAGTTCGAATTCTTCGTATCTTGTCTATTGCACCTCTAAATGTTCAGGAAGTGACTGAAGTTCTCTACATGGGGCAGTCTCGTATTTCTAGGCACTTAAAGATCCTTACTGATGCGGGCTTTCTCGTTTCACAAAGAGAAGGGTCTTGGGTCTATTACCGACCAAAGGAACTTGGAAAGACTGACGACTTTTCTGCTCATTTGCATGCACTATTACTGAAATTTGAAAGTAGCCTTCCTTATTCTGAACAAGACTTAGCAAAGACAAAGGGAATTTTAAAGCAGCGAGACCTTAAGACAGCTAAGTACTTTGATGACGTTGCACAAAACTGGGAAACGATTCAAAGCGATGTTTTGGATCCGGTTTTATATAGGAATAAGATCCTAGGGCTTTTGCCGGAACATTCTCGTAGGATCTTCGACCTTGGTTGTGGACCGGGTGGACTGATTCCTTATTTATTAACGAAAAGCCAAGAGGTTCTTGGAATTGATTCTTCAGCGAAGATGATCAAGGAAGCTAAGAACTTATTTTTGAACAATTCGCAGGTTCATTTCTTAGAATCTGAAATTGAATCTCTCCCTGTCGAATTAGCAAATCAAGCAGACTCTGTCGTATCTTCGATGGTCCTTCACCACCTTTCTAATCCTGCGAAGGCCATGAGAGAAGTTCATTCCGTTTTAAAAGAGAATGGAACATTCATTATCGTTGATTTAAAAAAACATAATCAAGAGATCATGCGGGACAATTTCGCGGATTTATGGTTAGGCTTCGAACCTGAGCTTTTGACAGATTGGTTAGAGCATACTGGCTTTCAAGTTCAATCCATCGAGGAAGTTGAGTCACAGAAATACTTCAAAGTATTAATTATTAAAGCTAAGAAAAGAGGAGGACTTTAA
- a CDS encoding DUF1564 family protein, whose protein sequence is MSLSVVFQKDKVEKKDKILKHSYPSTALIPLELWEQIPSVYKNNFQYYLGILRGRYSHLLRAQDYLGKSSLRTTFQEKGLNLIRHSYRPIEAHYQELKSIAIGHGVSINLLIALMIFWDSCKFMKKFLSDFWNGRKPPAIEVLHVSRVLDLEAQEIRLFSFQCPTRFYLPRGSTHWI, encoded by the coding sequence ATGAGCCTATCAGTTGTTTTTCAAAAAGATAAAGTTGAAAAGAAGGATAAAATCCTTAAACATTCCTATCCATCCACCGCATTGATCCCGTTAGAATTATGGGAACAAATTCCTTCGGTTTATAAGAATAACTTTCAATATTATTTAGGAATTCTCCGAGGAAGATATTCCCATCTTCTTCGAGCACAAGACTACTTAGGAAAAAGTTCATTGCGAACTACGTTTCAAGAAAAGGGTCTGAACCTAATTCGGCATAGCTATCGCCCGATTGAAGCACACTATCAGGAATTAAAGAGTATCGCGATTGGTCATGGTGTCTCAATAAATCTGCTCATTGCCTTGATGATCTTTTGGGATTCTTGTAAATTCATGAAAAAGTTTTTGAGCGATTTCTGGAATGGGCGAAAGCCTCCAGCAATTGAAGTTTTGCACGTTTCCAGGGTTTTAGATTTGGAGGCGCAAGAAATAAGGCTATTTTCATTTCAGTGTCCGACCCGGTTTTACCTGCCCAGAGGGTCTACCCATTGGATTTAG
- a CDS encoding FecR family protein — translation MNLRKILAISIFLLSFGVNLHSLFAADEVAIVLFVVGEASGLQDGKKVSLKKNVVLKKQDEIETKEGKVDLQIGPSVVVRISPYTKVRLAELSSDGKENKSKVALVSGKIFARVDKSGKKEDFAVSSPSYNAGVRGTQFALSEETDDQKKDNPEHEDSDIPNGIFVKEGEVGVTTDNGQSFPVKANEEAVLSPQGLLKQPLEEFMREKMKILDGFKRISEDNYKLLRDQKLQNQELLHHTKTTD, via the coding sequence ATGAACCTCCGAAAAATTCTCGCAATATCAATATTTCTGTTATCCTTCGGTGTGAATCTTCATTCCTTATTCGCGGCAGATGAGGTTGCTATCGTTCTATTTGTGGTTGGAGAAGCTTCCGGGCTTCAAGATGGCAAAAAAGTAAGCCTTAAAAAGAACGTTGTTCTAAAAAAGCAGGATGAAATAGAAACAAAAGAAGGAAAGGTTGATCTACAGATTGGGCCTTCCGTAGTCGTTCGCATATCTCCCTACACGAAAGTTCGCTTGGCAGAACTGAGTTCGGATGGAAAGGAGAATAAATCGAAAGTCGCCCTCGTTTCGGGAAAGATTTTCGCTAGAGTAGATAAAAGCGGGAAGAAGGAAGATTTTGCTGTTTCTTCTCCTTCCTATAATGCAGGTGTTCGTGGTACACAATTCGCTTTAAGTGAGGAAACGGACGATCAGAAAAAAGATAATCCTGAACATGAAGACTCTGATATTCCAAATGGCATTTTTGTGAAAGAAGGGGAGGTCGGAGTTACTACAGACAACGGGCAAAGTTTTCCAGTAAAAGCGAATGAAGAAGCCGTGCTATCTCCTCAAGGGCTTTTGAAGCAACCTTTAGAGGAATTCATGCGAGAGAAAATGAAAATTCTCGATGGATTTAAAAGAATCAGCGAAGATAATTATAAGTTATTAAGAGATCAAAAATTGCAAAATCAAGAACTATTGCATCATACTAAAACGACAGATTGA
- a CDS encoding DNA-methyltransferase, whose translation MKTVLVPNTKHYLHHSDSRRMKALSSESVDLVLTSPPYPMVEMWDDLFKSWDKNTKKFLTKNLGNDAFESMHVQLDLVWKECYRVLRPGGILLVNIGDATRSIGGEFSLFSNHSRILQVCRNLGFTSLPDILWRKQTNSPTKFMGSGMFPVGAYVTYEHEYILVFRRGSLRKYSKEEVEIRRNSAFFWEERNKWFSDIWELKGERQIFKDVGASRERTAAFPLEFAYRLVNMFSIKGDTVLDPFLGTGTTSLAALLSSRNSVGFDLDPGILSIARKKLLSAGGVSSKLLQNRVQSHLEFAAEREANGKKLTHTNKYFNFPVVTSQEKQLSFELVKEVYENEDSSVQTTYFPFDAEIPVK comes from the coding sequence ATGAAAACTGTATTGGTTCCGAATACGAAACATTATCTACACCATTCCGATTCCAGGAGAATGAAAGCGCTATCCAGCGAGAGTGTGGATCTTGTTTTAACATCTCCCCCTTATCCAATGGTAGAGATGTGGGACGATCTCTTTAAAAGTTGGGATAAGAACACTAAGAAATTCCTAACTAAAAATTTAGGCAACGATGCTTTTGAGAGTATGCACGTCCAATTGGATCTGGTCTGGAAGGAATGCTATCGTGTCTTAAGACCCGGGGGGATCCTTTTAGTCAATATAGGGGATGCGACAAGAAGTATCGGAGGAGAATTCTCCCTTTTCTCAAATCACTCTCGAATTCTACAAGTATGCCGGAATCTGGGCTTCACTTCTTTACCGGATATCCTTTGGAGAAAACAAACTAATTCCCCCACTAAGTTCATGGGCTCGGGGATGTTTCCAGTTGGTGCTTATGTTACTTACGAGCATGAGTACATTCTCGTTTTTCGAAGAGGTTCTTTAAGAAAATACTCGAAAGAAGAAGTGGAGATACGACGAAATAGCGCCTTCTTCTGGGAAGAAAGAAATAAGTGGTTTTCCGATATCTGGGAATTGAAAGGAGAAAGGCAGATTTTTAAGGATGTAGGAGCTTCGCGCGAGAGAACTGCCGCTTTCCCATTAGAGTTCGCCTATCGCCTTGTGAATATGTTTTCTATCAAAGGGGATACCGTTTTAGATCCGTTTTTGGGCACTGGGACTACTTCTTTAGCCGCTCTATTGAGTTCTCGGAATAGCGTGGGGTTTGATTTAGATCCTGGGATTTTATCGATTGCTAGGAAGAAGCTGTTGAGTGCGGGCGGAGTTTCGTCGAAGTTACTACAAAATCGAGTCCAAAGTCACTTAGAGTTCGCCGCTGAACGAGAAGCAAACGGAAAGAAATTAACTCATACAAATAAGTATTTCAATTTCCCAGTGGTCACGTCGCAGGAGAAGCAATTGAGTTTCGAGTTAGTGAAAGAAGTATACGAAAACGAAGACTCTTCTGTTCAAACGACTTATTTTCCGTTCGATGCAGAAATTCCGGTAAAATAG
- a CDS encoding HAMP domain-containing protein, with protein sequence MSEETVNPPTKIPRYKRHLANYLIDKDFQLRFFLNFSLLFIFGLLLTLGFLFWIHSTKYDKGVVFRLREDTVKFYQKGFEVVNGEEKEKYVEKEYALPDYDHGLDLFTIQFRGIILFSTLYLFLSAAFVLVYSHKMAGPIYNIKKNLRLLLDGKEVDKIRIRSGDEFQDLADLLNELIDKKIHHHK encoded by the coding sequence ATGTCTGAAGAAACCGTAAACCCACCTACAAAAATTCCCAGATACAAAAGGCATCTCGCAAACTATCTGATCGATAAGGATTTTCAGCTAAGATTCTTCTTAAACTTTTCTTTATTGTTTATCTTCGGACTTCTGCTTACCCTTGGTTTCCTATTCTGGATCCATTCTACGAAATACGATAAAGGCGTTGTGTTTCGACTTCGCGAGGATACCGTAAAGTTCTATCAAAAGGGCTTCGAGGTCGTTAACGGAGAAGAGAAGGAAAAGTACGTTGAGAAGGAATATGCTCTTCCGGATTACGACCATGGCTTGGATCTTTTTACGATCCAGTTTCGTGGGATCATTCTTTTCTCCACTCTATATCTGTTCTTATCGGCTGCCTTTGTCTTAGTGTATTCTCATAAAATGGCAGGGCCGATCTATAATATAAAGAAAAACCTACGCTTGCTATTGGACGGCAAGGAAGTGGATAAGATACGGATCCGAAGTGGGGACGAATTTCAGGATCTCGCCGACTTATTAAACGAACTAATAGATAAGAAGATCCATCACCACAAATAG
- a CDS encoding FecR family protein produces the protein MEENFEEKIRKAIEGEKNEYSSSIDALSKLLSKSWVKPSSEVSFEQIYEKAQSSKVLPFKRPLIYALSAAAAILLGAFGVFLLQNPKSSPAADQFTISVSKIVGKGYLSSSDSEKQLALNEGESVGRGQTLKTEAGSKLFLTVSKGEGMVLEEATELEILRDSKQSFRLKTGTVLVHLHKNLKKEDFRIYTSSGLVEVRGTKFEVRENKAEGTIVSVLEGRVAAINTNESDRGEQVLEPGQKIRLEPKGFHRSFLSSAEQRGLNLKFTELKVDEIPRNTERSFSDKEDLFKEYQRLERVVLSNGESLEGVIVDMDESFMYLQTLKNEIKIPRDSVNEVIQLR, from the coding sequence ATGGAAGAGAATTTCGAGGAGAAAATCAGGAAAGCGATCGAAGGGGAGAAGAACGAATATAGTTCTTCTATCGATGCTTTATCGAAACTACTTTCGAAATCCTGGGTGAAGCCTTCTTCTGAGGTTTCCTTCGAACAGATATATGAAAAAGCGCAATCTTCCAAGGTTCTTCCGTTTAAACGCCCTTTGATCTACGCGCTTTCTGCTGCAGCTGCAATTTTGCTAGGCGCTTTTGGCGTCTTCTTATTACAAAATCCTAAATCTTCTCCCGCTGCAGATCAGTTTACCATCTCCGTGTCTAAGATCGTCGGAAAGGGTTACCTTTCCTCTTCGGATTCCGAAAAACAACTGGCGTTGAACGAGGGAGAATCTGTAGGTCGAGGCCAGACTTTGAAGACAGAAGCGGGTTCCAAACTTTTCCTTACGGTTTCAAAGGGAGAAGGAATGGTATTGGAAGAAGCTACCGAGCTCGAGATCCTGAGAGATTCCAAGCAATCCTTCCGATTGAAAACGGGGACCGTACTCGTTCATTTGCATAAAAATTTGAAGAAGGAAGACTTCCGCATCTATACATCTTCCGGGTTAGTGGAAGTGAGAGGGACCAAATTCGAAGTTCGCGAGAATAAGGCAGAAGGGACTATAGTTTCGGTCCTCGAGGGAAGGGTGGCTGCCATCAATACCAACGAGTCGGATAGAGGAGAACAGGTCTTAGAACCAGGGCAAAAGATCCGTCTTGAACCGAAAGGATTTCATCGTTCTTTTCTATCTTCCGCGGAACAACGAGGCCTAAATCTGAAGTTCACCGAACTCAAGGTAGATGAGATCCCGAGAAACACGGAGAGGTCTTTTTCCGATAAAGAAGATCTCTTTAAGGAATACCAAAGATTGGAAAGAGTCGTGCTTTCGAATGGGGAATCGCTTGAAGGGGTGATTGTCGATATGGACGAAAGTTTTATGTATTTGCAAACCCTCAAAAACGAAATAAAGATACCGAGGGATTCCGTGAATGAGGTGATTCAACTTCGATAA